The Pseudomonas sp. MM223 genome segment CGCCGAGCCCGACCATATCGGCTGGCAGGTCAGCGGCCGCTACCCCAATCGCCGTGAAGGCCAAGGCCTGCTGCCCTCACCGGGCTGGGACGGGCGCTATGACTGGGACGGCTATGCCGACCCGATGCTGCACCCCTACGACCAGGACCCACCCGCCGGCTGGCTCGGCCACGCCAACCAGCGCAGCCTGCCGCGTGGCTATGGCATGCAGTTGTCCAGCACCTGGTATTACCCGGAACGCGCCGAGCGCCTGGCCCAGTTGGCCGGTAATGGTCGCCACGACAGCCGCAGCCTGATGGCCCTGCAAAACGACCAGGTGACCCTGCTGGCCGGCAAGCTCAAGCAGATGTTCGATGCCCCTGGCATGGCCCAGCCACTGAAGCAGGCGATCGATGCTCTGCCCGCCGCACAGCGCGACAAGGCCAAAGACACGCTGGCCCGGCTCAAGGCCTTCGACGGCCGTCTGAGCCCGGTGTCGGCGGATGCAGCGCTGTACGAGTTGTTCCTGCAAGAAGTGGCACGGCAGACGTTCCTCGACGACCTTGGCCCGGAGTCCGGCCCGGCGTGGCAGGCGTTCGTCAGCAATGCACGGTTGTCGTTCTCGGCGCAGGCCGACCACCTGCTGGGCCGCGACGACAGCCCGTTCTGGGATGACCGCAGCACCCCGCAGAAAGAAGACAAACCCACCATCCTCGCCCGCAGCCTGGCGGGTGCAGTGGATGCCGGCACCGCGCAACTGGGTGCCGATCGCCGCGCCTGGCAGTGGGGCAAGCTGCACCAGTACCGCTGGCCGGCCCCGGCCTACCATGGCCTGGGCGATGCGATCAGCCGTGCGCCACTGGCCGCGGGTGGCGACTTCACAACCCTGGCCCTCACGCCCTACGCCTGGGGCAGCGACTTCGACACACGCCTACCGGCCTCGGCACGGATGATCGTCGACTTCGGCCAGTCCGAACCGTTGCAGGTGCTGACCAGCAGCGGGCAGTCCGGCAACCCGGCCAGCGCGCACTACAGCGACGGGCTGGATGCCTGGTTCAAAGGGCGCTTCATGAGCCTGCCTTTGCAACCACAGAACTTTGGCAGGGCGTATGGCAACCAGCGCTTGACCTTGGTACCTGGCAAGTAATCCCTGAACCAGAGCCGCCAGCGTTGGCGGCTCTGGCCTCAAACGGCTACGACTGAAAGCTCGATTCGCTGCCCCAACACATTCAGCGCATGCTCAACCTGCTCGATTTTGGAGCGGTGCAACAGATCGACCAGACGATCGACCTGGGGACGATTTACCCCTAGCCTGCGCGCCATCTCGGTCTTGCTGATTTTTTGTGCCACCATCGTGTTCCACAGCGCCGCCTTCGCTGCCGTCAGGGCTGGCAGACGTACGACGGGATGACCCTCTGTAGGCGCTGAAGGTAGCGGGATAGCGTGCTTCTGATCCACATAGAAGGAAAGCGCAGACTCCAACGCATCCACAGCATCGAACAGCGCCTCCTCCGAAGTATCACCCGCGCAGGCCATTTCTGGTACATCGGGACAACTCACCCAAACACTGCCGTCTTCTTGATGAACGACCACCGGGTACTCGAATATCATCACACGCCCCTCTAAACCCTTCATGCTTTCAATCCCAAGTCTTTCAGGATCTTCTTTCTCAGGCCCTCACTGATTTCCTTCGCGCCATGATCCGGGAAAATCGTTTGCCGATTGCCTAGGTAAACCTTGAAATGACTGCCCTTGGCTGCCACGAACGTAGCGCCCTGGCCGCGTAGCCATCGGCGAAATTCACTGTATTTCATGCAAGCCTTTGTAGAGTCAATGTGCATGACGCGCCAGCAGACCGCAACATTTATGTTGCGCCTACTCACTTGATCAAACAGTTAACCGCAAAAGGCCTTTCGTCATTTCTGAATGGCACGTAGCCCATTTCGCTGAATAAAACCGTTCGAACTCCTGGGACAGTTCGGCGCTCCTAAGAAGTACTTTCAGCAACCAGCGCCGGCGCCATGGACCTCGTCATTGCCCGCCCCGAAGGCCTCTACTGCCCGCCCGGTGATTTCTATATCGACCCTTGGCGGCCCGTGGACCGCGCCGTGATCACCCATGGCCACGGTGACCACGCACGTACAGGCAATGGCCATTACCTGACCGCCAGCCCCGGCGCCGGCATCCTGCGCAGCCGCCTCGGCCAAGGCATCAATTTGCAGACTCTGCCTTATGGTGAGCGCCTGCTGCACCACGGGGTGACCCTGAGCCTGCACCCGGCCGGGCATGTGCTGGGCTCGGCGCAGGTGCGTCTGGAGCATCAAGGTGAAGTCTGGGTCGCCTCCGGTGACTACAAGGTAGAGCCCGACGGCACCTGCGCCCCCTTCGAGCCGGTGCCGTGCCACACCTTCATCACCGAATCGACCTTCGGCCTGCCGATCTACCGCTGGCCCAGCCAGGGCGAGATCTTCGCGGGCATCAATGCCTGGTGGCGCGCCAATAGCGAACAAGGCAAAGCCAGCGTGCTGTTCTGTTATGCCTTCGGCAAGGCCCAGCGGATTTTGCACGGGCTGGACGCCAGCATCGGCCCGGTTCTCGTGCATGGTGCCATCGAGCCGCTCAACCGGGTTTACCGGGAGGCTGGCATACATTTGCCGGCAACCCGCTATGCCGGCGACATACCGCGCAACGACCCTTTGCTGCGCCAGGCGCTGGTCCTGGCGCCACCCTCGGCCGGTGGCAGCAGCTGGATGCGCCGCTTCGGCGAGTACAGCGACGCCTTCGCCAGTGGCTGGATGCTGTTGCGCGGCACCCGCAGGCGGCGCGGCGTGGACCGGGGCTTCGTGCTCTCGGACCATGCCGACTGGCCCGGCCTGCTGTGGGCAATCGGCCAGAGCGGCGCCGAACGGGTGATGGTCACCCACGGTTCGGTCAACGTGCTAGTGCGCTACCTCAACGAACAAGGCCTCGATGCCCGCGGCTTCGTCACCGAATACGGCGACGAGGACGACGTAGCCACTACCGAACCCACACCATGAAAGCCTTCGCCACGTTGTACCTGCGCCTGGATGCGACCACGTCCAGCAACGCCAAGCTAGAGGCCCTGCGCGGCTATTTCGCCACGGCCCCCGCCGAGGATGCGGCCTGGGCCGTGTATTTTCTGGCCGGCGGGCGCCCGCGCCAGTTGGTGCCCACCCGCGTGTTGCGTGAACAGGCAACTGCCCTGGCAGGGCTGCCGGAATGGCTCTTCGAGGAAAGTTACCAGGCAGTGGGTGACCTGGCCGAAACCATTTCGCTGTTGTTGCCCGTACATGCCGATGGCAGCGATGAAGGCCTTGCCACCTGGGTTGAGCAGCATTTGCTGCCCCTGCGCGGGCTAGTGCCTGAGCAGGTTCAGCAGCGCCTGCAACCGCTTTGGGCGCAGCTGGACCGCCCCAGCCTGATGCTGTGCCTGAAGCTGATCACCGGCAGTTTTCGCGTGG includes the following:
- the hicB gene encoding Antitoxin HicB (*Name hicB), coding for MKGLEGRVMIFEYPVVVHQEDGSVWVSCPDVPEMACAGDTSEEALFDAVDALESALSFYVDQKHAIPLPSAPTEGHPVVRLPALTAAKAALWNTMVAQKISKTEMARRLGVNRPQVDRLVDLLHRSKIEQVEHALNVLGQRIELSVVAV
- the hicA gene encoding putative mRNA interferase toxin HicA (*Name hicA), whose product is MKYSEFRRWLRGQGATFVAAKGSHFKVYLGNRQTIFPDHGAKEISEGLRKKILKDLGLKA